A stretch of DNA from Halioglobus japonicus:
CTGGGATCGATTTCTCTCTTTTTATCATTGGCGTTACCCGTCGGAGCATCGCCCTAGTGCCACAGACGTATTGGTTTCAACGGAGGCTAATAAGCTAATCAAACTAGGTTACGAGCTCTATACCCAGGATGGAGAGGTCCTCGTGGACCAACTGCTGCGCTACGAGAACCTCGGTGCTGAAATAACGCAGCTTGCCCCTCGTCTTGGGCTTCCCGGGCCGCTTCAGCTACCGCTGGCGAAGGGCAGTCATCGCCCCAAAAGCAGCCGTGTGGATGATTTGTCGCTTAGCGAGAAGCTCATGATTCAGAAACTCTGTGAGCGCGAGATTCGGTTGCTGGGTTATTCATTTCCCCTCTAGTTCTGCCGGAAAATCGTATTTGAAATACGCGAGGTCGTCGGCGTAGAGATGTTCCACCCAGCGCCTTGTTTCATCTCTGCGGTAGTAATCGGCCAGGCTGCGGTACTCTTTGGGTCGGTGATCTCTGGACACGTTTACTTTAGGAAGCGGTGTGTCCGGCAGCTGCAGTTGTTTGGCAACGGCAGAGAAATCTTCGTTTAGCTGCT
This window harbors:
- a CDS encoding sulfotransferase family 2 domain-containing protein; protein product: MIVSHRYKFIFIKTSKAAGTSLEIALSQYCDDGDIVTPLSKKDEATRQALGYQGPRHYREPLGELALGAVAPLANHSGAKHARKFLGEKVWCEYFKFCVVRNPWDRFLSFYHWRYPSEHRPSATDVLVSTEANKLIKLGYELYTQDGEVLVDQLLRYENLGAEITQLAPRLGLPGPLQLPLAKGSHRPKSSRVDDLSLSEKLMIQKLCEREIRLLGYSFPL